In Amycolatopsis methanolica 239, a single genomic region encodes these proteins:
- a CDS encoding NUDIX domain-containing protein — protein sequence MERLGSREVYRNNWMTVREDGIRRPDGSTGIYGVVDKPDYALVVPLDGDRLHLVEQYRYPLGLRRWEFPQGTAPGLAELDPLELAARELREETGLVAGSLTDLGLLDVAPGMSSQRGRVYLATELVEGPHEREHEEQDMRTAWFSRDEFEKMIARGEITDAQSIAAYGLLLLHER from the coding sequence ATCGAACGGCTCGGCTCCCGCGAGGTGTACCGGAACAACTGGATGACGGTGCGCGAGGACGGCATCCGCCGCCCGGACGGCTCGACCGGCATCTACGGCGTCGTCGACAAGCCGGACTACGCGCTGGTCGTCCCGCTCGACGGCGACCGGCTGCACCTGGTCGAGCAGTACCGGTACCCGCTCGGCCTGCGGCGCTGGGAGTTCCCGCAGGGCACCGCGCCCGGGCTGGCCGAGCTGGACCCGCTGGAGCTGGCGGCGCGTGAGCTGCGGGAGGAAACCGGGCTGGTGGCCGGTTCACTGACCGACCTCGGGCTGCTGGACGTCGCGCCGGGCATGTCGAGCCAGCGCGGCCGGGTCTACCTGGCGACGGAGCTGGTCGAGGGCCCGCACGAGCGTGAGCACGAGGAACAGGACATGCGCACGGCGTGGTTCAGCCGGGACGAGTTCGAGAAGATGATCGCGCGCGGGGAGATCACGGACGCCCAGTCGATCGCGGCGTACGGGCTCCTGCTGCTGCACGAACGCTGA
- the nucS gene encoding endonuclease NucS, which produces MRLVIARCQVDYAGRLTAHLPMATRLLLIKADGSVSVHSDDRAYKPLNWMSPPCWLIEDGDVWTVQNKAGEKLVITIEERIDEISHDLGAEPGLQKDGVEAHLQELLAEHITTLGEGYTLVRREYPTAIGPVDILARDADGGSVAVEIKRRGEIDGVEQLTRYLELLNRDPLLAPVQGVFAAQLIKPQARTLAEDRGIRCLTLDYDALRGTESDDLRLF; this is translated from the coding sequence GTGCGTCTCGTGATCGCTCGTTGCCAAGTGGACTACGCCGGCCGTCTGACGGCCCACCTCCCGATGGCCACCCGGTTGCTGCTCATCAAGGCGGACGGCTCGGTGTCGGTGCACTCCGACGACCGCGCCTACAAGCCGCTGAACTGGATGAGCCCGCCCTGCTGGCTCATCGAGGACGGCGACGTCTGGACGGTGCAGAACAAGGCGGGCGAGAAGCTCGTCATCACCATCGAAGAGCGGATCGACGAGATCAGCCACGACCTGGGGGCCGAGCCGGGCCTGCAGAAGGACGGCGTCGAGGCGCACCTGCAGGAGCTGCTCGCCGAGCACATCACCACGCTCGGCGAGGGGTACACGCTGGTCCGCCGCGAGTACCCGACGGCGATCGGGCCGGTCGACATCCTGGCCCGCGACGCCGACGGCGGCTCGGTGGCGGTGGAGATCAAGCGCCGCGGGGAGATCGACGGCGTCGAGCAGCTGACCCGCTACCTGGAGCTGCTCAACCGCGACCCGCTGCTGGCGCCGGTGCAGGGCGTGTTCGCCGCGCAGCTGATCAAGCCGCAGGCGCGCACCCTTGCCGAGGACCGCGGCATCCGCTGCCTGACGCTGGACTACGACGCCCTCCGCGGTACCGAATCCGACGATCTCCGCCTGTTCTGA
- a CDS encoding sodium:solute symporter family protein: MPVLAAANLRLDAHAIDYVLLAFYFVLVLGIGYLARKQVSSSIDFFLSGRSLPAWVTGLAFISANLGAIEVMGMSANGAQYGLPTAHYFWIGAIPAMLFLGIVMMPFYYGSKVRSVPEFMRRRFGTGAHLTNGISFALAQILIAGANLYLLASVVNLLLGWPIWVSIVVAAVIVLAYTALGGLSAAIYNEVLQFFVIVAALVPLTIVGLYKVGGWDGLVDKVSGGPGGAAQLESWPGNQLTGFGSNFLSVLGLVFGLGFVLSFGYWTTNFVEVQRAMASKSMSAAQRTPIIGAFPKMLIPFIVIIPGMIAAVTVTELQGENKQALIDGGSAPSGATFNDALLLLMRDLLPNGVLGVAIAGLLASFMAGMAANLSSFNTVFTYDIWQAYIKKDKPDSYYLNMGRWVTAGATVLAIGTAAIASQYSNLMDYLQQLFSFFNAPLFATFILGMFWKRMTPAAAWIGLLSGTASAIVVFLLAETGVWDLPGQGASFIGAGAAFVVDIAVSVAVTMVTKPREASELTGLVYSLTPRESLKRSTTGEDAGWYRNPGLLAGIVLVLTIALNIAF; this comes from the coding sequence GTGCCCGTCCTAGCCGCAGCGAACCTGCGACTTGATGCGCACGCGATCGACTACGTGTTGCTCGCGTTCTACTTCGTGCTGGTGCTCGGCATCGGCTACCTGGCCCGGAAACAGGTGTCGAGCAGCATCGACTTCTTCCTGTCCGGCCGTTCCCTGCCTGCCTGGGTCACCGGGCTCGCCTTCATCTCCGCCAACCTCGGCGCCATCGAAGTGATGGGGATGTCGGCCAACGGCGCGCAGTACGGCCTGCCGACGGCCCACTACTTCTGGATCGGCGCGATCCCGGCGATGCTGTTCCTCGGCATCGTGATGATGCCCTTCTACTACGGGTCGAAGGTCCGCAGCGTGCCGGAGTTCATGCGGCGCCGCTTCGGCACCGGCGCCCACCTGACGAACGGCATCAGCTTCGCGCTGGCCCAGATCCTCATCGCGGGCGCGAACCTGTACCTGCTGGCCAGCGTGGTGAACCTGCTGCTGGGCTGGCCGATCTGGGTGTCGATCGTCGTCGCCGCCGTCATCGTGCTCGCCTACACCGCGCTCGGCGGCCTGTCCGCCGCGATCTACAACGAGGTGCTGCAGTTCTTCGTCATCGTCGCCGCGCTGGTGCCGCTGACGATCGTCGGCCTCTACAAGGTCGGCGGCTGGGACGGCCTGGTCGACAAGGTCTCCGGCGGCCCCGGCGGCGCGGCCCAGCTGGAATCCTGGCCGGGCAACCAGCTCACCGGCTTCGGCAGCAACTTCCTGTCCGTGCTGGGCCTGGTGTTCGGTCTCGGGTTCGTGCTGTCCTTCGGTTACTGGACGACGAACTTCGTCGAGGTCCAGCGCGCGATGGCGTCGAAGAGCATGTCGGCGGCCCAGCGCACCCCGATCATCGGCGCGTTCCCGAAGATGCTGATTCCGTTCATCGTGATCATCCCGGGCATGATCGCCGCGGTCACCGTGACCGAGCTGCAGGGCGAGAACAAGCAGGCCCTGATCGACGGCGGCTCCGCGCCCAGCGGCGCGACCTTCAACGACGCGCTGTTGCTGCTGATGCGCGATCTGCTGCCCAACGGTGTGCTCGGTGTCGCCATCGCCGGTCTGCTGGCCTCCTTCATGGCGGGCATGGCGGCGAACCTGAGCTCGTTCAACACGGTCTTCACGTACGACATCTGGCAGGCCTACATCAAGAAGGACAAGCCGGACTCGTACTACCTGAACATGGGCCGCTGGGTCACCGCGGGCGCCACGGTCCTGGCCATCGGCACGGCGGCCATCGCGTCGCAGTACTCGAACCTGATGGACTACCTGCAGCAGCTGTTCTCGTTCTTCAACGCGCCGCTGTTCGCCACGTTCATCCTCGGCATGTTCTGGAAGCGCATGACCCCGGCCGCGGCCTGGATCGGTCTGCTGTCCGGTACCGCGTCGGCCATCGTGGTGTTCCTGCTCGCCGAGACCGGCGTGTGGGACCTGCCCGGCCAGGGCGCCAGCTTCATCGGCGCCGGTGCGGCGTTCGTGGTCGACATCGCGGTCAGCGTGGCGGTCACGATGGTGACCAAGCCGCGCGAGGCCTCCGAGCTGACCGGCCTGGTCTACTCGCTGACCCCGCGGGAGTCGCTCAAGCGCTCCACCACCGGCGAGGACGCGGGCTGGTACCGCAACCCGGGCCTGCTCGCGGGCATCGTCCTGGTCCTCACGATCGCGCTGAACATCGCCTTCTAG
- a CDS encoding DUF3558 domain-containing protein, translating to MHHVARPRRFVPVVLLALTVSACAGPDLGKQNFPRTTVTQTSVATGPVDDAAVSTDALRTVDPCGVLQGDTVTGVGTPVEDSLHPTGLDGCAVEVTDAGGKEARLSLTMGETLLLSSTTPVGTVEGLPVVESDLDDPDTTENEGCVVTAVTSETPAIGISVQVTYQGGDACGAGLTVIREVVAEMHGSPPRMTRAANSAVPLDPCTLVDDAVAAEVLGRSTEKRPGGLHECHWSGGNATGYLRISEAVEPSDGDDGTRVDLGGGITGYQEKRTTAGNSCTIAWTHLRTGDGEGEVVKFEYDNFHDDAAEDDSCGKARRIVDTILPKLPKS from the coding sequence GTGCACCATGTCGCCCGGCCTCGCCGTTTCGTCCCCGTGGTCCTGCTCGCACTGACCGTTTCCGCGTGCGCCGGACCGGACCTCGGCAAGCAGAACTTCCCGCGCACGACCGTCACGCAGACCAGCGTCGCCACCGGTCCGGTCGACGACGCCGCGGTCAGCACGGACGCGCTGCGCACCGTCGACCCGTGCGGGGTGCTGCAGGGCGACACCGTCACCGGCGTCGGCACGCCGGTCGAGGACAGCCTCCACCCGACCGGGCTGGACGGCTGCGCCGTCGAGGTCACCGACGCGGGCGGCAAGGAGGCCCGGTTGAGCCTCACGATGGGGGAGACGCTCCTGCTGTCCTCCACGACCCCGGTCGGCACCGTCGAAGGCCTGCCGGTCGTCGAGAGCGACCTGGACGACCCGGACACCACCGAGAACGAGGGTTGCGTGGTCACCGCGGTCACCTCCGAGACGCCTGCCATCGGCATCTCCGTCCAGGTCACCTACCAGGGCGGGGACGCCTGTGGCGCCGGCCTGACCGTCATCCGCGAGGTCGTCGCCGAGATGCACGGCTCGCCGCCCCGGATGACCCGCGCGGCGAACTCGGCCGTGCCGCTCGACCCGTGCACGCTGGTGGACGATGCGGTCGCCGCCGAGGTCCTCGGCCGCAGCACCGAGAAGCGGCCCGGCGGCCTGCACGAGTGCCACTGGTCGGGCGGCAACGCCACTGGTTACCTGCGGATCTCCGAGGCCGTCGAGCCCTCCGACGGCGACGACGGAACGCGCGTCGACCTGGGCGGCGGGATCACCGGCTACCAGGAGAAGCGGACCACGGCGGGCAACAGCTGCACCATCGCGTGGACCCACTTGCGGACCGGCGACGGCGAGGGCGAGGTCGTGAAGTTCGAGTACGACAACTTCCACGACGACGCCGCCGAGGACGACTCGTGCGGGAAAGCGCGGCGCATTGTCGACACGATCCTGCCCAAGCTGCCCAAGTCCTGA
- the dhaK gene encoding dihydroxyacetone kinase subunit DhaK: protein MKKIINDPADVVTESLRGLAAAHADILRVQEDPNVVVRADAPVDGKVAVISGGGSGHEPLHGGFVGVGMLDAAVPGAVFTSPTPDAVQAAISATTGAAGALLIVKNYTGDVLNFETAGELAAAEDLEVRSVVIDDDVAVADSTYTAGRRGVGGTVLLEKIAGAAAERGDSLDAVEALARKVIGQVRSIGVALTAPTVPHVGEPSFDLGADEIEFGIGIHGEPGRERIKAEPADELVARMVGAVVEDLPFTEGDRVLLFTNSMGATPLVELYLAHGIAERLLADRGIMVERRLVGPYITSLEMQGISLTLLKLDDELTELWDAPVNTAALRWKA from the coding sequence ATGAAAAAGATCATCAACGATCCGGCCGACGTGGTCACCGAGTCGCTGCGCGGGCTGGCCGCCGCGCACGCGGACATCCTGCGTGTTCAGGAGGACCCGAACGTGGTCGTGCGCGCCGACGCGCCGGTGGACGGCAAGGTCGCGGTGATTTCCGGCGGCGGGTCCGGGCACGAGCCGTTGCACGGCGGGTTCGTCGGCGTCGGCATGCTCGACGCGGCGGTGCCCGGCGCGGTGTTCACCTCGCCCACGCCGGACGCGGTGCAGGCCGCCATCAGCGCGACCACCGGCGCGGCAGGCGCCCTGTTGATCGTCAAGAACTACACCGGTGACGTGCTGAACTTCGAGACCGCGGGCGAGCTGGCCGCGGCGGAGGACCTGGAAGTGCGCAGCGTGGTGATCGACGACGACGTCGCGGTCGCCGATTCGACCTACACCGCGGGACGCCGGGGCGTCGGCGGCACGGTGCTGCTGGAGAAGATCGCCGGCGCCGCGGCCGAGCGGGGCGACTCGCTGGACGCGGTGGAAGCGCTGGCGCGCAAGGTCATCGGCCAGGTGCGGTCGATCGGGGTCGCGCTCACCGCGCCGACCGTGCCGCACGTCGGCGAGCCCAGCTTCGACCTCGGCGCCGACGAGATCGAGTTCGGCATCGGCATCCACGGCGAGCCGGGCCGCGAGCGGATCAAGGCCGAGCCCGCCGACGAGCTGGTGGCGCGCATGGTCGGTGCGGTCGTCGAGGACCTGCCGTTCACCGAGGGCGACCGGGTGCTGCTGTTCACCAACTCGATGGGCGCCACCCCGCTGGTCGAGCTGTACCTCGCGCACGGCATCGCCGAGCGGCTGCTGGCCGATCGCGGCATCATGGTCGAACGCCGGCTGGTGGGCCCCTACATCACCAGCCTGGAGATGCAGGGCATCAGCCTGACCCTGCTGAAGCTCGACGACGAGCTGACCGAACTGTGGGACGCGCCGGTGAACACCGCCGCATTGCGCTGGAAGGCCTGA
- the dhaL gene encoding dihydroxyacetone kinase subunit DhaL: MGCTPEGVANALRGAAAVIAEHRAELIELDRAIGDGDHGENMNRGFQAVVAALDSALPETPGGVLKLAATTLISKVGGAAGPLYGTAFLRASTVVSNQPELGAAEVVAALRAGLEGVRARGKAVEGDKTMVDALLPAVAAAEKAGGGDVAAVLSAAAEGAATGAESTVDLVARKGRASYLGERSAGHLDPGARSTSLLLAAFAEAAR, encoded by the coding sequence ATGGGATGCACGCCGGAGGGCGTCGCGAACGCGTTGCGGGGCGCCGCGGCCGTGATCGCCGAGCACCGCGCCGAACTGATCGAACTCGACCGGGCGATCGGGGACGGTGACCACGGCGAGAACATGAACCGCGGGTTCCAGGCCGTGGTGGCCGCGCTGGACAGCGCCCTGCCGGAGACGCCGGGCGGGGTGCTCAAGCTCGCGGCGACGACGCTGATCTCGAAGGTCGGCGGCGCGGCGGGGCCGTTGTACGGCACGGCTTTCCTGCGGGCGTCGACCGTGGTGTCGAACCAGCCGGAGCTGGGCGCGGCGGAGGTCGTGGCCGCGTTGCGGGCGGGGCTGGAAGGCGTGCGGGCGCGCGGCAAGGCGGTGGAGGGCGACAAGACGATGGTCGACGCGCTGCTGCCCGCGGTCGCGGCGGCGGAGAAGGCGGGCGGCGGGGACGTCGCGGCCGTCCTGTCGGCGGCCGCCGAGGGCGCGGCCACCGGCGCCGAGTCCACTGTGGACCTGGTCGCGCGGAAGGGCAGGGCGTCCTACCTCGGCGAGCGCAGCGCGGGTCACCTCGACCCGGGTGCACGCTCGACGTCGCTGCTGCTCGCCGCGTTCGCCGAGGCGGCCCGATGA
- the dhaM gene encoding dihydroxyacetone kinase phosphoryl donor subunit DhaM: MSVGLVLVSHSAKLAEGVAEVAAQMAPDVTIVPAGGLPGGGIGTDYDSVVAAVQRADSGSGVVLLYDLGSAQMTAELAVESLADPSAVGVADAPLVEGTVAAAVAAQNGADRAGVLEAATAAAAPPELAAPAEQATDCVELTLTNEVGLHARPAAVLARSLAELEAEVSVRLGDQEADAHSVLALMALGARKGDRIEVRAGGPQAAEALRVVQDLVEDNFGDPA, encoded by the coding sequence ATGAGCGTCGGCCTGGTGCTGGTGTCGCACAGCGCGAAGCTCGCCGAAGGGGTCGCCGAGGTCGCCGCGCAGATGGCGCCCGACGTGACGATCGTGCCGGCGGGCGGGCTGCCCGGCGGCGGGATCGGCACGGACTACGACTCGGTGGTGGCTGCCGTGCAGCGCGCCGATTCCGGGTCCGGGGTCGTGCTGCTCTACGACCTGGGCAGCGCGCAGATGACGGCGGAGCTCGCGGTCGAATCGCTGGCGGACCCGTCCGCCGTCGGGGTGGCGGACGCGCCGCTGGTGGAGGGCACGGTCGCGGCGGCGGTGGCGGCGCAGAACGGAGCCGACCGGGCCGGGGTGCTGGAAGCCGCCACGGCGGCCGCCGCGCCCCCGGAGCTGGCCGCGCCGGCGGAGCAGGCCACGGATTGCGTGGAGCTGACGCTGACCAACGAGGTGGGCCTGCACGCCCGCCCCGCGGCGGTGCTGGCACGCAGCCTGGCCGAGCTGGAGGCCGAGGTGAGCGTGCGGCTGGGCGACCAGGAGGCCGACGCGCACAGCGTGCTGGCGCTGATGGCGCTCGGCGCCCGGAAGGGGGACCGGATCGAGGTGCGCGCGGGCGGCCCCCAGGCGGCCGAGGCGCTGCGCGTGGTGCAGGACCTGGTGGAGGACAACTTCGGCGACCCCGCCTGA
- a CDS encoding 3-hydroxyacyl-CoA dehydrogenase family protein, protein MFEQRYATREDLDAAMRLGCGYPMGPLALLDLIGLDTAYEILESMYRQSRNRLHAPVPLLKQMITAGLLGRKSGRGFYTYEGPDSPVVVDSAPGVAPVDPGEVRAVRAVGVIGTGTMATGIAEVFAKRGYDVVLRARTTEKAEAAVARIAKSVNRAVSKGKLSESDGAAALARTAPVAGFDALSGVDLVVEAVAEDLAVKQEVFAALDAVAKPGAILATTTSSLPVIECAAATERPGDVVGLHFFNPAPVMKLVEVVRTVATAPDVVATAHAVCAAIGKHPVHCGDRAGFIVNALLFPYLNDAVKMLEAHYAQAADIDIAMKVGCGLPMGPFELLDVVGLDVSLAIQRTLFNEFREEGFAPAPLLEHLVTAGRLGRKTGKGFADYTAQ, encoded by the coding sequence ATGTTCGAGCAGCGCTACGCCACGCGCGAGGATCTCGACGCGGCGATGCGCCTCGGCTGCGGGTACCCGATGGGCCCGCTCGCGTTGCTCGACCTGATCGGGCTGGACACCGCATACGAGATCCTCGAGTCGATGTACCGGCAGTCGCGCAACCGGCTGCACGCGCCCGTGCCGCTGCTCAAGCAGATGATCACCGCGGGCCTGCTCGGCCGGAAGTCCGGTCGCGGGTTCTACACCTACGAGGGCCCGGACTCACCGGTCGTCGTTGACTCGGCGCCTGGCGTCGCACCCGTGGACCCCGGTGAAGTGCGGGCGGTTCGTGCGGTCGGCGTGATCGGCACCGGCACGATGGCGACCGGGATCGCGGAGGTGTTCGCCAAGCGCGGGTACGACGTCGTCCTCCGCGCGCGCACCACCGAGAAGGCCGAGGCCGCGGTGGCGCGGATCGCGAAGTCGGTGAACCGGGCGGTATCGAAGGGCAAGCTTTCCGAGTCCGACGGCGCCGCGGCGCTGGCCAGGACCGCGCCGGTCGCCGGCTTCGACGCGCTGTCCGGTGTGGACCTGGTGGTCGAGGCGGTGGCCGAGGACCTCGCGGTCAAGCAGGAGGTGTTCGCCGCGCTGGACGCGGTCGCGAAGCCGGGCGCGATCCTCGCGACGACGACCTCGTCGCTGCCGGTGATCGAGTGCGCGGCCGCGACCGAGCGCCCCGGCGACGTGGTCGGGCTGCACTTCTTCAACCCGGCGCCGGTGATGAAGCTGGTCGAGGTGGTGCGCACGGTCGCCACCGCACCCGACGTGGTGGCCACCGCGCACGCGGTCTGCGCGGCGATCGGCAAGCACCCGGTGCACTGCGGTGACCGGGCCGGCTTCATCGTGAACGCGCTGCTCTTCCCGTACCTGAACGACGCGGTGAAGATGCTCGAGGCGCACTACGCGCAGGCCGCGGACATCGACATCGCGATGAAGGTCGGGTGCGGGCTGCCGATGGGCCCGTTCGAGCTGCTGGACGTCGTCGGGCTCGACGTGTCGCTGGCGATCCAGCGGACGCTGTTCAACGAGTTCCGCGAGGAGGGCTTCGCACCCGCGCCGCTGCTGGAACACCTCGTCACGGCCGGGCGGCTGGGCCGCAAGACGGGGAAGGGGTTCGCGGACTACACCGCTCAGTGA
- a CDS encoding FmdB family zinc ribbon protein gives MPTYAYRCRECTGTFEVNRPMSESSAPATCPEGHTDTVKLLTTVALTGSAAGAPAGGGCCGGACGCGH, from the coding sequence ATGCCGACCTACGCCTACCGCTGTCGCGAATGCACCGGCACCTTCGAGGTGAACCGGCCGATGAGCGAGTCGAGCGCGCCCGCGACCTGCCCCGAGGGCCACACGGACACGGTCAAGCTGCTCACGACCGTCGCCCTGACCGGTTCCGCCGCAGGCGCGCCCGCGGGCGGCGGTTGCTGCGGCGGCGCCTGCGGCTGCGGTCACTGA
- a CDS encoding alkaline phosphatase family protein translates to MELPTLSGQGHLAEVVPSVLATLGVPGCVDTLGLPDAAGVCVLLIDGLGSELLRAHADDAPVLTELAKATLTVGCPSTTVAGLAAIGTGVASGEHGMAGYTFEVPGCGVLNALRWREHPGGGELDLRPEDVQPLPTTFERAAAAGVEAVVVAEAKFANSPLTRAVQRGAEYRGVYAMGDLAAETLRALRESPGFCYAYHGQLDELGHRYGPGSPAWVMQLRQVDRLVELLVDGLPPGRVLAVVADHGMVALGANVIDIDVTPELRSGVRAFGGDPRVRHVYTEPGAAEDVLATWRSVLGPRAWVTRRDEAIAAGWLGPRVSDRVRSRFGDVIAAARDDFGMLRRTAEPLESKLIGQHGSMTPAEQLVPLAIAHR, encoded by the coding sequence GTGGAGCTGCCAACGCTGTCCGGCCAGGGGCATCTCGCCGAGGTTGTGCCGTCGGTCCTCGCGACGCTGGGTGTGCCTGGTTGCGTCGACACGCTAGGCCTGCCCGATGCTGCCGGAGTCTGTGTGTTGCTGATCGACGGTCTGGGTTCGGAGCTGCTGCGCGCGCACGCCGACGACGCGCCGGTGCTGACCGAGCTCGCGAAGGCGACGCTGACGGTCGGCTGCCCGTCGACGACGGTCGCCGGGCTGGCCGCGATCGGGACCGGGGTCGCGTCGGGGGAGCACGGGATGGCGGGGTACACCTTCGAGGTGCCTGGTTGTGGTGTGCTCAACGCCTTGCGCTGGCGCGAGCATCCCGGCGGCGGCGAGCTGGACCTGCGGCCGGAGGACGTCCAGCCGTTGCCCACGACGTTCGAGCGGGCGGCCGCGGCGGGTGTCGAGGCGGTGGTGGTGGCCGAGGCGAAGTTCGCGAACTCGCCGCTGACGCGGGCGGTGCAGCGCGGCGCGGAGTACCGCGGCGTGTACGCGATGGGTGACCTGGCCGCGGAGACGCTGCGCGCCCTGCGCGAGTCGCCTGGGTTCTGCTACGCCTACCACGGCCAGCTGGACGAGCTCGGTCACCGGTACGGCCCGGGTTCGCCGGCGTGGGTGATGCAGCTGAGGCAGGTCGACCGGCTCGTCGAGTTGCTTGTGGACGGTCTGCCGCCCGGCCGGGTGCTGGCCGTGGTGGCCGACCACGGGATGGTCGCGCTGGGCGCCAACGTGATCGACATCGACGTGACGCCGGAGTTGCGGTCCGGAGTGCGGGCGTTCGGTGGGGACCCGCGGGTGCGGCACGTGTACACCGAGCCCGGCGCGGCGGAGGACGTGCTGGCCACGTGGCGCTCGGTGCTGGGTCCGCGGGCGTGGGTGACGCGCCGGGACGAGGCGATCGCGGCGGGCTGGCTGGGGCCGCGCGTGAGCGACCGGGTGCGCTCCCGCTTCGGCGACGTGATAGCCGCCGCCCGGGACGACTTCGGGATGCTGCGCCGCACGGCCGAGCCGCTGGAGTCGAAGCTGATCGGCCAACACGGCTCCATGACGCCCGCCGAGCAACTGGTCCCGCTGGCGATCGCGCACCGCTGA
- a CDS encoding TetR/AcrR family transcriptional regulator, protein MAAPRPMRADARRNYERILVTAREAFREHGPDAPLDDIARRACVGAGTLYRHFPTRETLIEAVYRDDIERLSSAAHKLLEEHEPAEALELWMREQVAFVLHKRGLAATLKAAMDRDSETFAVCKTLINDAAAVLLSRAQESGAIRDDVRPRDLLLLGHGVGVAAEGNDETAERLLTVLLDGLRRPKP, encoded by the coding sequence ATGGCGGCACCGCGGCCGATGCGGGCTGACGCGCGGCGCAACTACGAACGGATCCTGGTCACGGCTCGCGAGGCGTTCCGGGAGCACGGACCGGACGCCCCGCTGGACGACATCGCGCGCCGGGCCTGCGTGGGCGCGGGCACCCTCTACCGGCACTTCCCCACCAGGGAGACGCTCATCGAAGCCGTCTACCGCGACGACATCGAGCGGCTGAGCTCCGCCGCACACAAGTTGCTGGAGGAGCACGAGCCAGCGGAGGCGCTGGAGCTGTGGATGCGCGAGCAGGTCGCGTTCGTGCTGCACAAGCGCGGGCTGGCGGCCACGCTGAAGGCGGCGATGGACCGGGATTCCGAGACGTTCGCCGTGTGCAAGACGCTGATCAACGACGCCGCCGCAGTGCTGCTCAGCCGGGCGCAGGAAAGCGGCGCCATCCGCGACGACGTGCGACCGCGCGACCTGCTCCTGCTGGGGCACGGGGTGGGCGTGGCCGCGGAAGGCAACGACGAGACGGCCGAGCGGCTGCTCACCGTGCTGCTGGACGGCCTGCGCCGGCCGAAGCCCTGA